GGGGGAACGGTGCGTACTACTTATAACCTCGCCCGGAGCCTCGCGGAACACCACGAGGTCGAGGTGGTATCGGTGTTCCGCAGCCGGGACCGGCCGGTGTTCGATCCGGGGCCGGGGGTGAGGCTCCGGCACCTCGTGGACGTCCGCGACGTGCGTGCCGAGGCCGGAGAGGGCGGCGAGCACACACGGCCCGCCGAGATCTTCCCGCCGGAGGACGGGAAGTACCCGATGTACAGCGCGCTGACCGACCGCCTCATCGGGGAACACCTGGGCAGCACCGAGGCCGACATCGTCATCGGCACCCGCCCCGGCCTCAACACCCATATCGCGCGCCAGACCCGCCGCGGACCGGTCCGCATGGGTCAGGAGCACCTCACACTCGCCACCCACTCCCGTCGGCTCAAGCTCGTGCTGCGCAGCGCCTATCCCCGCCTCGACGCGCTGACCACCGTCACCGAGGCCGACGCCGCCGACTACCGCAACAGGCTGCGGCTGCCGGGCGTACGGATAGAGGCCGTACCCAACAGCGTGCCCGAGCCCGGCGTCACCCCGTCCGACGGCAGCAGCAAATGGGTCGTCGCCGCCGGCCGTCTCGCCCCGGCCAAGCGCTACGACGTGCTCATCCGCTCCTTCGCGAAGGTGGTGGCCGAGCGCCCCGACTGGCGGCTGCGGATATACGGCGGCGGACGCGAGCGGCCCGTCCTGCGCGCCCTCATCAACGAACTCGGCCTCTACAACCACGTCTTCCTCATGGGACCCACGCACCCCATCGAGCCCGAGTGGGCCAAGGGCTCCATCGCCGCCGTCACTTCCAGCCTGGAGTCGTTCGGCATGACCATCGTCGAGGCCATGCGCTGCGGGCTGCCCGTCGTGGCCACCGACTGCCCGCACGGGCCCGGCGAGATCATCCGCTCCGGAGTGGACGGCCGCCTGGTGCCCACGGGCGACGAGAGTGCCGTCGCCGAGGCGCTGCTGGGCCTCATCAACGACGACGGAATGCGCCGGCGCATGGGCCGGGCGGCCCTGACCGACGCCGCGCGCTTCGACCCCTCGCGGGTGGGAGCGCGCTACGAATCCCTGATGCGGGAGCTGACCGGCCGCGGTACCCGCGGCCTGCACCGCACGCGCGGCTCGCTCCTCAGCGGAGCCTATGCCGTCAAGGACGCCCTCAGGGACACGGCTCACGGGGCGCTTCAGGGAGGACGCACAGCATGAACGGCAGCACCACCGAGACCGTCCCGACCGCGGGGCCCGCGCGACCCCTCACCGGGCCCGGCACAGTGCCGGGGACACGTAGGACCAGGGACGGCGCCCGGCCCGCGACCCCCGGCGAACCCGTGCGCCGCAGGCAGCAGGGGCAGCGCGGCCCCACCGCAGACTGCACGGCCGACATAGCGGGCGGCCTCACCTTCGACGTCCGATTGCCCGCGAGCGTCGCAGACAAGGATCCCGGCCTGCTGCTGCGCCGCCGTCCGGGCCCCTCGGGGGAGATCGAGGAGGTGCGGCTGCCCCTGATGCCCCTGGAGAACGCGGCGGACACGGCGGCCGGGACGGACGCCACAGCCACGACGGACGCCACGGCCACCCCCGGCACCGGCGACGACCTCGTCCTGCGTGCCGCGCTGCCCAGCACCATGCAGCTCACCGAAGGCCGCTGGAACGTCTTCCTCGCGCTGGAGGGCCAGGGGCCGCGGCGGCTGTCGCCAGGTGTCAACGACCTGCGCTCGCTGGTCGACCGCACACCGAGCGAGGGCCGCACCTGGCTCGGAGTGCGCATCCCCTACTCCACCGAGCACGGCAACCTCAGCGTCCGCTCCTGGCTGCGCTGGCCGCACGCCGAGGCCGGATCGCTGCGGGTCATGGACGGCGGGCTGGCGCTGCGCGGGCGTCTCTACGGTGCCGAGGTCACCCCGACGGCACGGCTGGAGGCGTGGCCGCGCAGGGGCGAGGACCCTCCCGTACCGGCGGAAGTCGCCTCCGACGGGGAGGACTTCACCGCCGTGCTGCCCTACTCGCCGCTGGCGGAGCACCAGCTGTGGGATCTGTGGCTGCGGCCCGCCGCAGGTGCGAAGGCCGTGCGGGTGGCCCGCATCCTGGACGACATCCCGGACAAGAAGCGGATCTTCACCTTCCCCGCCTGCTCCCTCACCCCGCCCCCGGAAGGAGAACAGGCCGCCACGGCGGACGGCACCACGGCCGACAGCACCTCGGCGGACGGCGAGCAGCCCGAAGTCCCCGAGCCGCGCAGGGGGGCGGTGACCGCGAAGCCGTACTACACCCTCAACAACGACCTCGCTGTAAGGGTCGACCGAGGACACTAGCTGTCCGCGAGGGCTGCGAGACTCGACCGCATGCTGGAGACCTCGGCGCGGCTGCTACGGCTGCTCTCACTGTTGCAGACCCACCGCGACTGGTCGGGAGGCGCTCTCGCGGACCGGCTCGGCGTCAGCCCGCGCACCGTGCGCAGGGACGTCGACCGGCTGCGCGAGCTGGGCTACCCCGTTCACTCCACGAGCGGGACGGCGGGCGGCTACCAGCTCGGCGCCGGAGCCGAACTGCCGCCGCTGCTGCTGGACGACGAGGAGGCGGTGGCCGTCGCCGTCGGGCTGCGCGGCGCGGCCGGCGGCGCGATCGAGGGCATAGCCGAGTCCTCGGCCCGCGCCCTCGCCAAGCTCGAACAGGTGCTGCCGCACCGGCTGCGCCGCCGGGTTGGCGCGCTCACCGAGTACACGGTGCCGATGCAACGCGAATACCGCGGCCCGGGGGTCGGCGCCGAGGTCCTCACCGAGCTGGCGCACGCCTGCCGCGACCACGAGCGGCTCCGCTTCGAGTACGAGGCCCACGGCGGCGCCTCCTCCCGCCGCCGCGTCGAGCCGCACCGGCTGGTGACCACCCACCGCCGCTGGTACCTGGTCGGCTGGGACCTGGACCGCGAGGACTGGCGCACCTTCCGGGCCGACCGGATCACCCTCACCCCGCCGCACGGCCCGCGCTTCACCCCGCGCACCCCGCCCGCCGAGGACCTGGCCGCCTGGGTGTCCGAGGGGGTCTCCAACCGGGTCTACCCCGCCCGGGCCACCGTGCTGCTGCACACCCCCATGGAGCGGGCCGCCGAGTACATCTCGCTCTCCAGCGGCACCCTGGAGGCCGTCGACGAGCACACCTGTCTGCTGCGGTCCGGCGCGCCCTCGCTGGAGGGGATCCTCGTGCATGTGCTGATGCTCGGCGTCGAGTTCGAGGTGCGCGAGCCCGAGGAGCTGACCGAGTACGTCAGCCGGCTGCGGGACCGGCTGGCCCGCTCTGTGGAGCGGGCTCGGAACGGGCCCTCTCCAGCTGGTTCTCCAACGTCGTGACGATCTCCGGGTGGTGCAGGTCGAAGGCGGGGGACTCGGAGCGGATGCGCGGCATGGTCACGAAGTTGTGGCGCGGCGGC
This sequence is a window from Streptomyces sp. NBC_01775. Protein-coding genes within it:
- a CDS encoding glycosyltransferase family 4 protein, producing the protein MHISFLLHNGYAIGGTVRTTYNLARSLAEHHEVEVVSVFRSRDRPVFDPGPGVRLRHLVDVRDVRAEAGEGGEHTRPAEIFPPEDGKYPMYSALTDRLIGEHLGSTEADIVIGTRPGLNTHIARQTRRGPVRMGQEHLTLATHSRRLKLVLRSAYPRLDALTTVTEADAADYRNRLRLPGVRIEAVPNSVPEPGVTPSDGSSKWVVAAGRLAPAKRYDVLIRSFAKVVAERPDWRLRIYGGGRERPVLRALINELGLYNHVFLMGPTHPIEPEWAKGSIAAVTSSLESFGMTIVEAMRCGLPVVATDCPHGPGEIIRSGVDGRLVPTGDESAVAEALLGLINDDGMRRRMGRAALTDAARFDPSRVGARYESLMRELTGRGTRGLHRTRGSLLSGAYAVKDALRDTAHGALQGGRTA
- a CDS encoding helix-turn-helix transcriptional regulator → MLETSARLLRLLSLLQTHRDWSGGALADRLGVSPRTVRRDVDRLRELGYPVHSTSGTAGGYQLGAGAELPPLLLDDEEAVAVAVGLRGAAGGAIEGIAESSARALAKLEQVLPHRLRRRVGALTEYTVPMQREYRGPGVGAEVLTELAHACRDHERLRFEYEAHGGASSRRRVEPHRLVTTHRRWYLVGWDLDREDWRTFRADRITLTPPHGPRFTPRTPPAEDLAAWVSEGVSNRVYPARATVLLHTPMERAAEYISLSSGTLEAVDEHTCLLRSGAPSLEGILVHVLMLGVEFEVREPEELTEYVSRLRDRLARSVERARNGPSPAGSPTS